One genomic segment of Nonomuraea coxensis DSM 45129 includes these proteins:
- a CDS encoding class I SAM-dependent methyltransferase, with protein sequence MPFDHNDHYHRTLLRRVPPGCARALDVGCGTGRFARRLAARGIEVDAVDPSAEVIEAARGAGGGPRFLHADITELELPEGHYDFVSCLASIHHVPFATVSRLRGALAPGGVLAILGCYRERSAADLAWSLAAVPVNAVARAAVAVRERGREAVPPAPVRRPEMTLAEIRREAAGLLPGARIRRLLFWRYLLVHREPARPPRRAQLYL encoded by the coding sequence ATGCCGTTCGACCACAACGATCACTACCACCGGACGCTGCTGCGCCGGGTGCCGCCGGGCTGCGCGCGGGCGCTGGACGTCGGCTGCGGCACCGGGCGGTTCGCCCGGCGGCTGGCGGCGCGCGGCATCGAGGTCGACGCCGTGGACCCGAGCGCGGAGGTGATCGAGGCGGCGCGGGGCGCCGGCGGCGGGCCCCGGTTCCTGCACGCGGACATCACGGAGCTGGAGCTGCCCGAGGGGCACTACGACTTCGTCTCGTGCCTGGCGAGCATCCACCACGTGCCGTTCGCGACGGTCTCCCGGCTGCGGGGCGCGCTGGCGCCCGGCGGGGTGCTCGCCATCCTCGGCTGCTACCGGGAACGGTCGGCGGCGGACCTCGCGTGGAGTCTGGCCGCCGTCCCGGTCAACGCGGTGGCGCGGGCCGCCGTCGCCGTGCGCGAACGCGGGCGGGAAGCCGTCCCGCCGGCTCCCGTGCGGCGGCCGGAGATGACGCTGGCGGAGATCAGGCGGGAGGCGGCCGGGCTGCTGCCCGGGGCGCGGATCAGGCGGCTGCTGTTCTGGCGGTACCTGCTGGTCCACCGCGAGCCGGCCCGGCCGCCCCGCCGGGCTCAGTTGTACTTGTAG